In one window of Henckelia pumila isolate YLH828 chromosome 1, ASM3356847v2, whole genome shotgun sequence DNA:
- the LOC140875946 gene encoding transcription factor IBH1-like, with the protein MNSDGVSSVRNPSSIKTRFAHRFVRALKKLSMERGNCSPADKYKRYRMIRAAAYASMASSVGPKRAWARALLRRIRNRKMGGNLMKRRRGKKREYLMGSAQENSLRELVPGGEGMDFCRLLNETGHYIKCLTAQVKVMKNIIHLYSN; encoded by the coding sequence ATGAATTCCGATGGTGTTTCTTCAGTCAGAAACCCTAGTTCCATTAAAACTAGGTTTGCTCACCGATTCGTCAGGGCCCTCAAGAAACTGAGCATGGAGAGAGGTAATTGTTCGCCGGCAGACAAATACAAGAGATATCGTATGATAAGAGCTGCGGCCTATGCTTCCATGGCTTCTTCGGTGGGCCCGAAACGGGCATGGGCGCGAGCCCttcttcggaggatccgaaacCGGAAGATGGGTGGTAATTTGATGAAGAGACGACGGGGTAAGAAAAGAGAATATTTAATGGGTTCAGCGCAAGAAAACAGCCTCAGGGAACTGGTGCCGGGGGGAGAAGGAATGGATTTTTGCAGATTGTTGAATGAAACTGGTCACTACATAAAGTGCCTCACAGCCCAGGTAAAAGTGATGAAAAATATTATCCATCTTTACTCAAACTGA